A window of the Alnus glutinosa chromosome 4, dhAlnGlut1.1, whole genome shotgun sequence genome harbors these coding sequences:
- the LOC133865532 gene encoding uncharacterized protein LOC133865532, producing the protein MPTNRDAPIQVQPPVHCRRPRWPIHTTTAPRTRSQTLMSTSTTPRRSSRQTDSDSDSDSDSDQHVVLNSPRATVDLTEPHRDLASQGRKRRASPTESSGSSERSRRRHEAFRKIYNDWSYIKSGCEYMMREIERMRDPVVKIMDIINHLYLELEVPMDTYLRACEYVTDPNRARMLLKMTDEGRRYWLTSCI; encoded by the exons ATGCCTACAAACCGTGACGCTCCGATTCAAGTTCAACCTCCAGTACACTGTCGACGACCACGCTGGCCCATACATACCACGACGGCTCCCCGAACCAGATCACAGACACTG ATGTCAACGTCTACGACACCGCGGAGGAGCTCACGGCAGACCGACTCCGACTCCGACTCCGACTCCGACTCTGACCAACATGTTGTCCTGAATTCCCCCCGGGCAACGGTAGACTTGACTGAGCCCCACCGTGATCTGGCATCACAAGGAAGAAAGAGGCGAGCTTCTCCAACGGAATCGTCAGGAAGCAGCGAGCGATCGCGCCGACGACATGAAGCTTTTAGGAAAATATATAACGACTGGTCCTACATTAAAAGTGGGTGCGAGTATATGATGAGGGAGATTGAGAGGATGAGGGACCCTGTGGTCAAGATCATGGACATAATTAACCATCTTTATCTCGAGCTTGAAGTCCCTATGGATACCTATTTAAGAGCGTGCGAGTACGTCACCGATCCGAATCGAGCACGGATGCTCCTGAAAATGACGGATGAGGGGCGACGATACTGGCTTACTTCTTGTATTTAG